A genome region from Ctenopharyngodon idella isolate HZGC_01 chromosome 5, HZGC01, whole genome shotgun sequence includes the following:
- the gltpd2b gene encoding glycolipid transfer protein domain-containing protein 2, protein MGVKFRACVAIVFILLLLGSMWLYGNLEHWNTCPIASRVKNKPLSLTIVNSSDEGVAPLRVCPGQRFQVAKLQAHLQAAPVSANDVLLKPYLASWDELINFLEALGPMVGLISQEIESKTTIIRDLAQKAEKEAEKKMTPQRDTGMVISHNRSSNYSELNHRLSFGYTSIRSMIKWELENGLVDFHQQTNSGCRTLLRLHRALLWLQTFLQELGKDATEGERLQSPSDLCKETYQRTLAHHHTWLVRKGAELAFLAMPERPYFYKLVCVGTQAEASVVLNRVVRAIEEVYKRNEVALQEHGMLDLP, encoded by the exons ATGGGAGTCAAATTCAGGGCTTGTGTTGCTATTGTCTTTATCCTCCTTTTGCTTGGCTCCATGTGGCTAT ATGGGAACCTGGAGCACTGGAACACTTGTCCGATAGCTTCTAGAGTAAAAAACAAG CCTCTATCTTTGACTATAGTTAATAGTTCAGATGAAGGTGTGGCTCCACTGAGGGTGTGTCCTGGTCAGAGGTTTCAAGTTGCCAAATTGCAGGCTCATCTGCAGGCAGCACCAGTCTCTGCAAATGATGTGCTACTAAAGCCGTACCTAGCAAGCTGGGATGAGCTTATCAA CTTTTTGGAAGCCTTAGGACCAATGGTGGGTTTAATTTCACAAGAAATTGAGTCAAAAACCACCATCATCCGTGACCTGGCCCAAAAAGCGGAAAAAGAGGCAGAGAAGAAAATGACTCCGCAAAGAGACACAGGCATGGTGATATCTCATAACAGATCTTCTAACTACTCTGAATTGAATCACAGACTTTCATTTGGATACACTTCTATCCGGTCTATGATTAAATGGGAGTTAGAGAATGGTTTAGTAGATTTTCACCAGCAGACGAATTCAGGCTGCAGGACTCTGCTGCGCTTACACCGCGCTCTGCTCTGGCTGCAAACCTTCCTGCAGGAACTAGGGAAGGATGCAACTGAAGGAGAGCGTCTACAAAGCCCTTCTGACCTCTGCAAAGAGACTTACCAGCGCACGCTGGCCCACCATCACACCTGGTTGGTGAGGAAAGGAGCAGAGCTGGCCTTTCTTGCTATGCCTGAACGACCTTATTTCTACAAGTTGGTGTGTGTGGGAACGCAGGCAGAAGCCTCTGTGGTGCTGAACAGGGTAGTGAGAGCGATAGAAGAAGTGTACAAGAGAAATGAAGTTGCTCTACAGGAACACGGCATGCTGGATCTACCCTGA